A region from the Aquimarina sp. ERC-38 genome encodes:
- a CDS encoding PadR family transcriptional regulator encodes MKIENTKAQMRKGVLEYCILSILKDEDAYVAEILGTLKNAKMLVVEGTIYPLLTRLKNAGLLSYRWEESTSGPPRKYYGLTKTGRLFLKELNTTWDELQQAVTMVTKQKNKNHE; translated from the coding sequence ATGAAAATCGAAAACACAAAAGCGCAGATGCGTAAAGGTGTGTTAGAATATTGTATACTATCCATCCTTAAAGATGAGGATGCATATGTAGCAGAAATTCTGGGAACACTTAAAAACGCTAAGATGCTGGTTGTAGAAGGAACTATCTACCCTCTGTTAACCCGTCTTAAAAATGCTGGTCTTCTTTCCTACCGATGGGAAGAATCAACCTCCGGACCGCCACGTAAATATTACGGACTTACTAAAACCGGACGCCTATTTTTAAAAGAACTAAACACCACCTGGGACGAGTTACAACAAGCGGTAACTATGGTCACTAAACAAAAAAATAAGAACCATGAATAA